aaaaaaaaaaaaaaaaaaaaaaaaaaaaaaaaagccaaaatctgagtgatttgctggacgtatagaagagaaacCACAACAAAAGTATCGATCCAAtatcaatacacacacacacacacacacacacacacacacacacacacaccttagtatGGATACTATTAATATTTAGATTGATCCTCCCTGCCCTAAGTTAAGTAgatgaacatattcctattaacaactgacagttaatattactcactttttaggagtaatttgttgtgtaatctattgGGATATGTTAGGTGGATTTGCcctcatttcttttagtgtgttatagctgttCAGTTTAGTAACATTTTACTCCAAATATGGGGTCAGAtctactgaaccaaaatgagtgcaaACTGTGACCTCACTTTTACTGAGTGGATTCTAAAGGTCtgtttttacagtgcagtcaGTGTTTACTCATGACTCATGCAGGACTGTTCTGACCATACATGCAATCAGACAGAAACTGTATCAGAAACCCTCTGATTTACAACAATGTAAGCTTAGGGTTCACCACCTTCAACAGGATGACCAGCAAGGTTATCATCATTAaccaaaactaatgaaatgacgaaaactagaattgtaaaaacattttcgttaactgaaataaataaaaactataattaaaagaaaaaaacaataactaactgaaactgtattgtgtgtttacaaaacaaactaaaacggataaaaattatggatcaaattcccttcgtttttgtctttgtcaatgtcggattcatACGAAATTGACTTATTTCGCtctggcaattttagctagcggcaccatacgacactttttggtccgtcacttgtggtttccagtcgtcttctggtccccactctacctggaaacatggagactaaagcagcagagtcctgtctgggatttattagaatacgacgacagagaagaagagaaaagagaccactgaactaaaattaatactaaaactaaactaaaactaagcatttagagaaaaaatgaaaactaataaaaactatcaaaccagctctaaaaactaatcaaaactaactgaattagagaaaaaaagttaaaactaaataaaactaaactagaacaaAAAATCCAAAACCGTTAGAACCTTGGATGAAACCTCTGCTTTGGAACAGTGTACGCTCAGGGTTCACCACCTTCAACAGGACGAGCAGACatgtccttctgtaaacacaccTGTTCAGGCTGGTTCCTGTGGTTGCATTACACATTCAAATGGGCCTAGTTTTTGGGAGCAGACTGGTGTGTCATTGTGGTTCTTTGTTCTTCCACAGGGCCCTCCTTGAGCAGGGCAGGACCAACCTGGAGCCCCTGACCAGCCAGGTCCAGGAGCAGCTGAGGACCATCACCACCAAACTGGAGGAGCAGGTCAAACCTCTGGCTGAAAACGTGCAGGCCCAGATGCAGCCCATGATCGACCAGTTCCAGCAGGAGATGCAGAACATCTTCAACAAAGTGATGGAGCAGACCAAGGCCATCGGCAACTAAAGCTGACGTCCAcacctcccaccaccaccaccaccaccatcatggACTGAGCCGTTTCTGTTTCAGGTGCACAAGTGGAACAGCGTCATGTGTTTCAGCGCTCGCTGACATGGAGTTCTTCAGCTCTGTctcagaacacaataaaaacttgGAACACAGTTTCAGAGGATTCATTTGTCTGTGGTCACATGTTTAAAACACAAACATCCTTATTCTAGACATGATGAGTTCACATTTGGGCAAAAAAATATTCCTGGTCATATATGAGCCCAGCGGTATCCAAGTCAGTGCAGTTCAACCTACTGTCAGTCACATCCGATTCTTAACtggatgtttgttgttgttgttttgtggtcTCAGTATGAACAGTCAGATCAGAATACACACAACTTCTACATCactctagaccagggctgtcaaactcattttagttcagttccacattcaccctaatatgatctgcagtgggccggaccagtaaaataatataaataataatatataaataatgtcaactccaaacttttctctatgttttagagtgaaaaaagttaatttgcattatgaacaggtttacatctacaaactattctttcaaaagatgtgaataacccgaacaaactgaaaaaatcagtgtaattttaacaatattctgcctcagtttatcatttccacatgtacattagaactgacagatcacagtggatctacaaacacacaaaacatttaataacagacagaatattggtacaattacacttacttctctgaagatatttcaggttattcacatttttttgccaaattatacttttagtgtaaatacatgaaaatatttacatttactaagagaaacatttggagttgtcattatttttatgttattctgatagtatttgactggtctgaatgtggaacctgaactaaaaggactgttcatatcttcagtgtaatttatgcatttcacaaattcatcccaggggccggactggaccctttggtgggccgcatgtttgacacctgtgctctacactgAAATTCATCACAACTCTCCACtggatgggggaggggggggggggggggggtgtgtcacTCAAATTCTGCAAAGTAGATCAAATTAGCCTCAAACTGGTACAGCCTTAAACTGTAACACAGATCAGACTGATCTCAGTAAATGGCGTTGTTTGTCACGCCAGTTCttttggcatttggtgtgctgtaCCTACACACGTGTTATTCTACACCATTTGGCCTCCACTGGCTTACATTAACTAGCATCTCAATTTAAACCGAGagctctggttcacataaccctaaccaaggttattatcgttaatgaaaactaacaaaatgacgaaaactagaattgtaaacactttctcgttaactgaaataaataaaaactataattaaaagaaaaaacgataactaactgaaactgtattgtgtgcttataaaactgactaaaatgtctaaaaattagagataaaattcccttcgtcttcatcaatgtcggattgatatgaaatcaatatttcactctagcaattttagctagtgtcaccatacgacactttttggtccgtcacttgttgtttccagtcgtcttctggtccccactctacctggaaacatggagacgaaagcagcagagtcctgtctgggatttatttgaatacgacgacagagaagaagagaaaagagaccactaaactaaaactgaaactaagcatttagaaaataacgaaaacttataaaaactatcaaacctgctctaaaaactaattaaaacgaagtGAATTAGAGAAttaacaagtcaaaactaaataaaactaaaccataatgaaaaatccaaaactattagaaccttggtgttcACACCACTTGTCTCAGTCAGAGTCTGCCAAaccttatttattttacaaaaagaaaTTCATCAGTTTTATAGCTATGGTGAACCACCAGACTGGCACAGGATCAGAGTTTTTGTTTGGAAAAACACTGCCTAAATCAGTTACTTTGAATGTGAAATAATGCAATAAAAACTACACAGACTGTAGAATGTGGACATCTGGAAGGTGTGAGAGGCTTGAGGGCTTCAGTCACCAGTGGGAATGGACGACATGTTGGCAACAAAAAGGAGAAAATATATGCATATACTTAAATGGAACTGAATTTTAGGAAAGAATtctggtttggaccagctctgtatgttaagtgtcatgagataacttctgttataatttggtactatataaataaaattggatttgaAAATCAGCACATAAAGCAGCACATAAACTCAAACTAAGCCCCCTCACCTTCTTTTCAGAATCATGTATTTGGTGGAGTTGGACTCAGAATAAGTGTAAAGGTAAACTCTGAGTCCCAGTATTTAGTCTGGTCCTCTTATGAGGACAATTAACAATTACAACAATCTGGATTTTTATTGCAGAAAAATTCAGCCAGTTGttcttttttaaagttttattcaAGCAAGCAAAGGTCAAGGGAAATTTGACAAGAACAGGCCGTGGCTTCAGTTCCACAGCCCCAACATTCAAACATTAAAACAGCTAAAATAGCATCAATCTGATTTGATCACACACTTCCCCTCTAAAACCCCTcaataacagattacttttttattttaactttttctctttttttggtgcattttcttctttaaaccgagcttgttttttttttttttgttttttgtttttttaattattattattattctaggCATGGCTGTAGACTTGTTTCCATAAATTTTTTTAACATaccatttaatttgtattttactttgttttgtgtatttttcctttttcactGTTTAATTCTTTTTCTCCATCGGTGAAGCTAGCCTCAAGATTCCCCACTCCTGCTGAcacaagagacaaaaaaaaaaatcaattagttAGTGGCAATACTAGAATTCCTGTTCCACTTTGATGAAGCTGAGTTGTCAGAAGTAGCTCGTCTGCTTTGGGGCAGATCAGACCTTGGGTTCAGACGCTTGGAACACCAGCTGGGTTGGTCACAGTCTTCTGAGCGGCTTCTTTAGCCTGATGGGCCTGAAGGACAGCCACCGCCTCATCCACCTGCAGAGAGAAAAGCGCTTAACTTTCACCAATACCACTGCACCATGTCCATCATATGTCACAAGGTTAGGATGTAACTGTAACACACCTACTGGTACTACAGCTGACCACCAGTCAGGCAgtcacaaggttattatcgttaacaaaaactaacgaaatgacgaaaactagaattggaaaaacattttcgttaacttatatatacatatatatatatatatatatatatatatatatatacacacacataaacatatattttgacagattgtattcctgtacatatccactcactgtataaatacttcaatttgcactttctgtacatattacaacataaaacccactgtaaataatatatacataaacatatatttttaatagaccacacacacccactcactgtataaaaactccagttGCATTCTGTACATAttccattgtaaatccactgtaaatctcagcccattgttgtctctgtccctagtggactgtttgtctatattgtgtccagGTCCTGAAACTGTATGTTGTGAGCACTGtgaaaaccaaagccaaattccttgtatgtgttcacatacttggccaataaagctgattctgattcagaactgaaataaataaaaactataattaaaagagaaaaacgaaagccaactgaaactgtattgtgtgtttacaaaactaactaaaacggataaaaattatggataaaattcactgagttttcgtctttatcaatgtcagattgatacaaaattgacttatttcgctgtagcaattttctgtgctgtcaccacatgatatttaagggtccgtcacttgtggtttccggttgtcttctggtccccactctacctggaaacatggagactaaagttgggagaaagcagcagagtcctgtctgggatttatttgaatacgacgacagagaagaagagaaaagagacgactaaactaaaattaatattaaaactaaactaaaactaagcatttagaaaataacaaaaactaataaaaatcggaccaatggtcctgtagcttaccggccaaattcaaagctttgggaaatgtatccagatgccatttattctcacccagttctgtgtatttattctattacagaaacagcccatgttttggtcatattccaatcacatctgtaaaaaattcaaattccaacttgatatcattgatactgatttattggatcaatccacttcctatctgttatagtgggaacatttttcaaagttgcaccaaatccagaatcagattcggatcgaaataatttcaatcccttgtgctgacatcctcatacagaagctgtagaccaagtctgaagtcaatcagaactggagtttgggagaagaagacgactgaaatattttccccataagagcccatgttaaattttgcgtcagttccagatccagaagaagatcctgatcagcatgtggacattatgtttgggtcatctccccatcagggctggactggagacatttacactggatatcatttagatttactgagttattgcatccatccacttcctatctctgataatggggacatttttcaaagtggcaccaaatccagaatcagatccagatccaaataatttcactaacttttgttgacatcatcataaagaagctgtataccaagtttgaagtcaatcagagttgtagtttcggagaagaagacgattgaaatttttgtaacggacgacacaCGACGACACAcgacgacagacgctgcatgacgactaCAGCtaacggcctgtcggccggtaagctaaaaatccagaactattagaaccctgGTCAGTCCACATActgactccacacagaaaggtcttggTGTCGGAATCAAACGCATgaacttcttgctgtgaggcaacagtgcgatccactgcaccaccatgaaGCCACTGAGAACCAATCAGGAAGCAGAATTCTAACATCACAGTCCTGGGCGTTAAATGTCATGTCGTATTGAATTCTCCAAACACACAGCTCAGGATAGATGTCATTACTGTGAACTCAGACCTTGGAGCGGAGAGATTCTGGAGACTCCAGCATGTGCAGCAGCTCAGAGTTGTCAATCTCCAACAGCATGCCGGTGATCTTCCCCGCAAGACTGGGATGCATGTTCTGGATCAATGGGAAAAGACGCTCACCTGGAACAACAGCACAAAcggaggattaaaaaaaaaaataataataataaagccccttttccaccgcaggaacatTCCCAGGAACCTTTACTTTTCCAGGAACTTTGAAAACATTCTATACATTTCCACTGaaatacccaggaaaaaaaaaaaaaaaactacacacctTTCCCTCAatcccaaactttccctgaaaaaagttcctggtagggtGGTAGGAATTTTTAGATTCCCCGGAATTCTTGGGGCTGTATGCTGAAGAACGCTTTTGGTGGAACACAAATGTAGCGGTTCAAACTCACTATAGCCAGTGGTAGCTGCAGacatgtttattttttccataagcTTCATTTcgtttgtgttttgatcatttggaaaatgaagCAAAAGAGAAGCAACAAGAAGCAGATGGATG
This DNA window, taken from Sphaeramia orbicularis chromosome 11, fSphaOr1.1, whole genome shotgun sequence, encodes the following:
- the LOC115428652 gene encoding type-4 ice-structuring protein LS-12-like, which codes for MKFTLIATLVVLALAQGSLAQDATDLEKLTQYFEDMKAKMTEMIRNQDVATQAQALLEQGRTNLEPLTSQVQEQLRTITTKLEEQVKPLAENVQAQMQPMIDQFQQEMQNIFNKVMEQTKAIGN